One genomic segment of Paenibacillus durus includes these proteins:
- a CDS encoding DUF4163 domain-containing protein: MRKSVLVLLFTLLAIVVTACRISSGSIHESDVNNDQPESTQDKISYDFKSEAYTYKDSITVRYPQIINLNDQDKQMKLNEMIKKRAYGYLDNYSTEDMDTFSLDLNYKVKFKSEHFLSIQFSGYTYDEGAAHPNDIFYSINIDMDKSVALKLKDMVDIDEEFVTEFREGELQSTINEQRSTLNEWTDQEWISMLKDADSRESGISSYLTNDSLGISVEVPHAVGDHAELEISYDEIKQKMNSDIQSKLRGDITP, from the coding sequence ATGAGGAAAAGTGTTTTAGTACTATTATTCACTCTTTTAGCGATTGTGGTTACAGCGTGTAGAATTAGCAGTGGGTCGATTCATGAAAGTGATGTTAATAACGATCAGCCTGAATCAACACAGGATAAAATTTCTTATGATTTTAAATCTGAAGCTTATACCTATAAGGATTCGATTACAGTTCGTTATCCGCAAATCATAAATTTAAATGATCAGGATAAGCAAATGAAATTGAATGAAATGATAAAGAAACGGGCTTATGGTTATTTGGATAACTACTCGACAGAGGATATGGATACCTTTAGTTTAGATCTTAACTATAAGGTGAAATTTAAAAGTGAACATTTTCTCAGTATTCAGTTTTCGGGCTATACTTATGATGAAGGTGCTGCACATCCTAATGATATATTCTATTCTATTAACATTGATATGGATAAGTCTGTAGCGCTGAAATTAAAAGATATGGTGGATATTGATGAAGAATTTGTAACTGAATTTAGAGAAGGAGAGTTACAGTCTACAATAAATGAGCAAAGGTCTACTCTTAATGAATGGACTGATCAGGAGTGGATTAGTATGTTAAAAGATGCAGACTCCAGAGAGTCCGGAATAAGTAGCTACTTAACTAATGATTCTTTGGGAATTAGTGTGGAGGTTCCACATGCAGTTGGAGATCATGCCGAATTGGAGATTAGTTATGATGAAATAAAACAAAAAATGAATTCAGACATACAATCTAAGCTCAGGGGAGATATTACACCGTAA